Part of the Dethiobacter alkaliphilus AHT 1 genome, AGACGATGTCTTCTCAGAGCTTTTTCCGAAAAGTTTACGTGTCAAATGATCGACTGTATCATGGAGCTTTTTGTTTTCCTGCTCCAGTTCGGATATACGGTTCTCTAGCTTTTTTAACTGCTCGGATGCGCTCATAAATGATGGTTTCCTTTGGTGTTTTTGCTATATTTAGTATAACATAAAAACCTCCAAAAAGCCAGTATTTATGGGCATTGTCGGCGCTTTTTAAAGCTAAATTCCACACTCTATTTTTAGCTTTTTAACAGCCTTGGGTTGGTCAATGGACAGTCCCTCCAGGAGCCATCTGAACTCCTGATTGGTGATGGTGCGAACATCTTCGGCACTCATCGGCCATTGGAATTTCCCGTTTTCTAATCGCTTGTACAGGAGCACGAATCCATCTTCTTCCCAGTAAAGTGCTTTTAGTCGGTCACGGCGCCGGCCGCAAAAGAGAAACACGCTATTCTGAAAAGGATTTAGCTGAAAGTTCTGCTGGACAATAGCAGCTAACCCATCAATGGCTTTTCTCATGTCGGTGTACCCACAAGCAATGTAGACCTTTTCAGCCTTTGAGATATCACCGAACATTCTGAAGTGCCCTTAGAGTGTTTTCTATCAACTTCTCCGAGGCATTGTTGCGGAGCTCCAAGGTGACAGAGCCAAAACGCAGGATAATTTGTGAAGAAGATTCTGGGCCAGGGCCATCTGAACTTGCCGGAATATTTACGGGTACAATTGAGCTGTTTTCCTCGAGAGATGGGAGGCTTTCGCAGGCTGCCTCACGTACCTTCTTCAACCAGTAGTAGTAAGTTTTTTGATTGATGCCATTGTCAGCACACCATGCTTTGACGGTTTGCCCACTACTGCGACATTCCCGGATAATTTGAGTCCATTGATTCAGCCGGTACTTTCTAGTGACTTCCCTAGTGTTCAAGTCAAGACCTCCTTTGGAGTTTTCAGACCTGGTCGAAAAACTCTAAAAACTCTAATTTAAGGAATTGTCTCATAGAATTAGGGGAGTTGCCATACACCGACTTATTGTACGCTTACGTTTTAAAAACGGGTTATGTTGGCTAATTATTTTCTCTCTGCCAGAGATTTAAAAATTCACTTGGGCTTAAAATCTGGATGTTTAGGTTGGTAGGAATAGTGTAGTGTTTTTTGTTGCCGGTAACGAGGATTGCTTTTTCGGCAAGGGAAGCTTCGAGAAAGGGTTCATCATCCTTGTCAGGGAGAGCAAACTGAAGCGGTTGTACATTGGCTGTGATGCCTTCAGCTTTTATCTGGGCAAGCAGGGCTTCAACTTCGCTGGGCTTAAAACCAAACTTCGGACGGTGTAGTACGTCCCTGTATTCAGATATAATGCGGGCATCGTAGACAACCGTTAATGATCCCGCAGAAATCATTCGTACAATTGTACCGGCGCTGCTAAAAGCCTTCAGTAGCCCTGAAACGAGTACATTAGTATCCAGTACTACCTTCATCTTTTCTGCCGCGTGTCCTTAATTTCTGCCTCAATTTCCTCATCGCTGAGCTCGTTTAGACCTTGTTGCCGGGATCGTTCTTGCATAGAGTTAACAGCCATTGTGGCACGAAGACGACGGCTGTTTTGCAGATACTCCTCTACATTTGCTTCACCTATATCTGAGAGTAGCGCTATGGGCTTGCCGTTTGAGGTGATGACCACATCTCCTTCTTCACGGAGCAGCCCCCATATTTCTGCGGACTTCTGGCGTAAGTCGCGCACAGAAACAAATTTCATTACAAGCACTCCTTTTATCGTGTTACGTACAGTATACACAATCGTGCATCATTAGTAAAGCTCAGCAGTTCCATTCCCAAACCTTACGTTGGTCAGGTCTTTTTACATCGCTGCGGTGATAAACTTTAATTGACGGGAAGTTCTCTGAAAAGAAATGATGAAGGGGTAGTGTGAAATGACCAGCCCCACACCCAAACAATGTGGAGAGGAGTTGTGCCTTTGCTGGCTGATATGGATATTGAAATCTATGAATTGCTGGAAAAAGCTTTTGATGAGTTCAAAGGAGCCCTGGTGGTGGACCGAAATAGCCGCATAGTTTTACTGACACGCGGTTATGCGGAGATACTGGGGGTTGATCGCAAGGAAGCAATTGGGAAACCGGTTACTGAGGTTATTCCTCATTCCCGTATGTCCGAAGTGCTAAAAAGCGGAGAACCCGAGATAGCTCAGGTTTGGGAAGTTAAAGGTGAAACTGCCATTATCAGTCGTGTCCCCATAAAAAGGGGAGAGGAAGTAATCGGTGTGGTGGCCTTTAGCGTATTCCGGGGTATGGATGAAGTGCGGGATTTTTTAGGTCGGTTGAGGTATCTGGATGCCGAGTTGAACTATTACCGCTCGGAAGTGGAAAAGCTGCGGGGAGCACGCTTTTCCCTGGAGAATATTTTAGGCATCTCTCCGGCTATTAACAGGGTAAAAGAGCAGCTGGCGTGCATTGCTAAAAATGATTCAACCCTGCTTCTGACCGGTGAGACCGGGACAGGAAAAGAGCTTTTTGCCCATGCCCTGCATCTGTCCAGCAAGCGGCGCTTCGGTCATTTGATTAAAGTTAACTGTGCTGCCATACCTGATGAACTGCTGGAGTCAGAGCTTTTTGGCTACGAAGAAGGAGCCTTTACCGGCGCAAGGAAAGGCGGAAAGCCCGGTAAGTTTGAGCTGGCTAACCGAGGCACCCTCTTCCTGGATGAAATAGGAGAGATGCCGGCGCGGCTCCAGGCTAAATTACTAAGGGTGCTCCAGGATGGTGAAATTGAGAGGATAGGTGGGACAGAGCCTCTGCAGGTGGACGTGCGTATAGTGGCGGCAACCAATAAAAACCTGGCTGAGCTGGTGCGGCATAGACAGTTTCGCGAGGAT contains:
- the tnpB gene encoding IS66 family insertion sequence element accessory protein TnpB (TnpB, as the term is used for proteins encoded by IS66 family insertion elements, is considered an accessory protein, since TnpC, encoded by a neighboring gene, is a DDE family transposase.), which translates into the protein MFGDISKAEKVYIACGYTDMRKAIDGLAAIVQQNFQLNPFQNSVFLFCGRRRDRLKALYWEEDGFVLLYKRLENGKFQWPMSAEDVRTITNQEFRWLLEGLSIDQPKAVKKLKIECGI
- the tnpA gene encoding IS66 family insertion sequence element accessory protein TnpA; the encoded protein is MNTREVTRKYRLNQWTQIIRECRSSGQTVKAWCADNGINQKTYYYWLKKVREAACESLPSLEENSSIVPVNIPASSDGPGPESSSQIILRFGSVTLELRNNASEKLIENTLRALQNVR
- a CDS encoding putative toxin-antitoxin system toxin component, PIN family, with product MKVVLDTNVLVSGLLKAFSSAGTIVRMISAGSLTVVYDARIISEYRDVLHRPKFGFKPSEVEALLAQIKAEGITANVQPLQFALPDKDDEPFLEASLAEKAILVTGNKKHYTIPTNLNIQILSPSEFLNLWQRENN
- a CDS encoding type II toxin-antitoxin system Phd/YefM family antitoxin, which produces MKFVSVRDLRQKSAEIWGLLREEGDVVITSNGKPIALLSDIGEANVEEYLQNSRRLRATMAVNSMQERSRQQGLNELSDEEIEAEIKDTRQKR
- a CDS encoding sigma-54 interaction domain-containing protein → MLADMDIEIYELLEKAFDEFKGALVVDRNSRIVLLTRGYAEILGVDRKEAIGKPVTEVIPHSRMSEVLKSGEPEIAQVWEVKGETAIISRVPIKRGEEVIGVVAFSVFRGMDEVRDFLGRLRYLDAELNYYRSEVEKLRGARFSLENILGISPAINRVKEQLACIAKNDSTLLLTGETGTGKELFAHALHLSSKRRFGHLIKVNCAAIPDELLESELFGYEEGAFTGARKGGKPGKFELANRGTLFLDEIGEMPARLQAKLLRVLQDGEIERIGGTEPLQVDVRIVAATNKNLAELVRHRQFREDLYYRLNVIELHIPPLRERMEDIPCLVVHFIRELNHRLGVKVKGITPEVEEVFQSYHWPGNVRELYNVLERTMNVIQRDVIGLADINWFLPRVLSSSGRQTSRSSNTLRNLEAKIIHRVLESCNGNKSRAAEILGIHRSTIYNKLKRNNG